GCAAAATGATCCTGAGAGGGAGTGGTCATCGTGGTTTAGGCTGTAGCTGGCCACCCCGCTGCTGTAGCTGTGGGGAGGGTACTCCATGCTGTAGGGCCCATTCTGGATGTAGAGCCTTGACATGGAGCCCTCCATGGAGCTGAAGGCCTCGTCTACGTCCGGACTGGGGCAGTGGTGGGGGCTCATGTTCAGCTGGCTTCTCAGACTGCTGGCTTCTCTTGGGCAGATGAAGTGCTCACTGGGTGAAGCCCTGTGAGACGGATCCTCGAtgagaggtgggggggtggatgaAGTGTATCCGTGCTCTGGCTGGTACGCGGCggggcagcagtgtgtgtcctgcaggcTCGCTTTGGGCGAGAAGTTCTTGGCTCTGTCCCTCAGTGCCCTCAACTCATCAGCCACAGACAGCTGCGATTGGTTGGCCCGCTCCGGGTGGTAAAACTTGCACTTGACTCCATAAGTACACTTCTTTCCTGACATaaacaataaagaaagaaagaaatacgTGGTTATTTATAGGTTGCTGTAAACAGCATCTCCTTCAGAAACTGTCAACATGGGAACAGCCAACCTCTACATGAAACATGTTTCCTGTGCCCTGGTCAGTACTCACCAAGGAGTAAAAGAAACCCTCCCCCTCCAGCTCTATTTCTCTCTGAGCATGCCCCTTATGCCTGACATCATAGTTTCAATGAAGGCAGGTGGAATTTTTCACTTTCGAGGGAGTACACACAGAAGTAACGTGAGCACAGCTTCTACTTTGACTCGAAATCTTGAAACCCGTAAAACTGGGTTATGTGCCTGGACTTTATACTTCCTCTATGGGATGAGAAAATTCTTATGAAATCTTCTCTACCTCAGTGTGATAAAAAATACACTGTGGCCAAACTGTCTTTTCCCTGCACTTCCCAGATTAAATTGGCAAAATACTACTACCCCTAAAAGATATGACATGATAGTATTGCCCAATCATCGGCAAGACATTTCCAGACCTGAACGTGGATCTTACATTCTTACTGTATTGTGTGCCTGCTGCACTAATCCCACAGGAGAGGGAAGAACAAGGAAGGTGCAATGTTAACCAACCATAAGGACAGTGCTGCAGCTTGTTGTCTGGCGTCCACAGCTTCTTCCGCAGAAAATCATCAATGGTGGGACCATTTCTACCCAGGGGATCGTCTGGGGGCATGAACCTGCACcagcacagggacacagtcAGGACCAGGTGGCTTCAGTTGAATGCATGGTGTCAAAAAGGTGTGTGGAAAAGGTTGTTATGACCGCCTAAAGACATCAGCAGACTTACTTGTCATTGGCGAAGGTGTACATGAGCAGCCTCTCCTCTATGAACTTCTTCCACTGGGGgttctctgtctgcaggtcGCGGTAGTTGTCGTTGGACACGATGATGCCATCAGAGTCGAAGGCCAGCTTGACGATGTAGCGGTCGTCATAGCACACCACCCTCTTACCGTTCACACAGCGGGATGGCGTGTACACCAggatcttcctcctctccagctcaTGGAGGATATGTTGATCTGCAAAACGCATGAGGATTGTGTTGGTTTCTCAGAGCAGTCACTTAGTccttcttgtgtttgtttttgcagcacaGGATCATGTGAACCAGATATCCAGAGTGTGGAAACATAAACGTGTTCTGGTTGAAGGATTTCTATTTGTTACCTTTTAAGGTTAGCGCTACATTTCAACTGATTTTGGAACATGTCCTCGCCGATGACTTGCACGTCGCAGGTCATACGAGCCTTTGTCTTTATGTCAGAACCCTTGTTTTTGATAGTGAGTTTGACACCACCATCATAAAAGGTGTGGAGCTGCGCTTGGCACTGATGATGCTTCCTTGTGCTGATGACAGCTCTCAGGAAAGAAAAAGCTATTTTTAGTCTACTTGATCCAACTTGAACATTAGATTGGGTCTCAGTTTTGGTGGTTACACTTCCTCATAGCTCAAGATGTGCTCACAAACCATTTGATAGTTGTTTTTCATAGTGAAACTAGGTGAAATGTGTTGCGTTGCCACTCTAAATCCAAGCTGGCTACAGCACAGCTGCACTCCGGGAAGGATCAGGCTGCCAAACAGGATGAAGATCACAGCCAAGGCGGAGGTTTGGGAATTTACCAGCCGCCATAATCATTATGTGCCAGAGCAGCATACTGTATAGCACGCCCGGACAGCTACAGAGATGATCTTACTTCCTCGGCAGCAGTGACTGCATGTTTCTCAGCACGCTACACGAGAGACAATTCTACCTTTTCTTCAGTTAATTCGAATGAATCTGCTTGTTTTGCTGCTATAAGTGTACAAagcatcatttcctgtgaagTGGACAGACAAAGGGTGCATTCGCAGATTGAAGTTAACTAagttaaagctgcaataatTCATCATTCGTCTTCTGCATTTGTAAATAATAACTCGTCTGCCAACACGTTCGCCATACTGACTTCACACGCTTGTTTCGCTGCAGCCAGGAGGCCTGAATACtcaattaatgcagctttaaaatggaAGTGACGTAAATGATGTGCAAGACGGAGAGCGGTGCAGTGTTGTTAGGGCCCTTTCTGATTGGTTCCTTGCCTGATGGATTCTAACATGTCGTATGTTAGAGAGTTATTACTCCTGCTTTAAGAAGTCATGGATGAACTGTGCCCCCATAACACATAAGATCTTAGTGTCATTCGGTCCATCTGTAAATGAGGTTTGAATTCTGCTCATACATTTAAAGGGTATTGTGTTGGTTGTGTCACAGCCTCCTCAAGCAGAATCCTGCTCGATTTTAATTCAGTGTCTAGAAACCTGCAGCCATTGCATAATGCATTACGACATTGCAGTTGGGGGCCTCAGCCAGGTGGCCTTACCTGTGATGGGTGCCTCAGGTCGCGTCTGCTCCTTCCTCCACAGGGGGATGAACACGGTGATGTCCCGCAGCCCTTTGTCCCAGAACCAGTTCACTGCCAGCTGGAGGCCCTGACACGAAAAAACCTTCTTGTTGCCATGGCTACAAAGACACAGAAGCCAGcttcaacaaaaaaacaaaacaacttcttcttttatgttttcatgcaccttatgcacacacacacacacacgtcctccTCTTTTTCAGGAAGTCAACGGTGTTGTAAGGCATGTGCTCAGATTGCAAAATCAGTGATGAGTAACTGGACTGAATGCTCACATGCACTAAAAACAA
Above is a genomic segment from Pempheris klunzingeri isolate RE-2024b chromosome 18, fPemKlu1.hap1, whole genome shotgun sequence containing:
- the LOC139218240 gene encoding probable ribonuclease ZC3H12D gives rise to the protein MEHDQQQHAKVERFLKLGYSHSDILRVLESLRHDAQTNDILEELIKTCHTRSNESLPNSPKLVSRGCSPSPCQPRPGSDREPAAGFRPVVIDGSNVAMSHGNKKVFSCQGLQLAVNWFWDKGLRDITVFIPLWRKEQTRPEAPITDQHILHELERRKILVYTPSRCVNGKRVVCYDDRYIVKLAFDSDGIIVSNDNYRDLQTENPQWKKFIEERLLMYTFANDKFMPPDDPLGRNGPTIDDFLRKKLWTPDNKLQHCPYGKKCTYGVKCKFYHPERANQSQLSVADELRALRDRAKNFSPKASLQDTHCCPAAYQPEHGYTSSTPPPLIEDPSHRASPSEHFICPREASSLRSQLNMSPHHCPSPDVDEAFSSMEGSMSRLYIQNGPYSMEYPPHSYSSGVASYSLNHDDHSLSGSFCGNTQSPCPGGGAYYAHQNSSGSCERPVCSQCRCGHQQTRMSHHHHPAWGSCPALPPHNGEHPSHFPEKQLYRQPSNRQSHSLPRDPWAQGSLSDGRLIGRDKSPSGEWRKGLRSQLSTLFPQGMVEQVMNAYPHISDMSKLISLIQSYRTSHISF